The genomic interval GCCGCGCCCCATGCTCTCGCCGTGCGTGTTGAAGATCAGCGCGGCGGCCCCGGTCAGGCCGTTCGCCGCCATCGCCCCCGCCAGGCGGCCCTGCAACCGCTCGATGGCGAGGCTGGCGGGCACCTGCCCGACGAAACGCCCGGCGTCGGAAAAGCCCGTCTGGATCGCCACGCGGCCGCGCCGCCGCGCGTAATCCTGATATACCTCCTCGGCCAGCAATTCGTCGAGCAGGCGGCCGCCGTGTTCCAGCGCGGTTTCCGTCTCGAACAGGGGCGAGACATCGACCTTGTCCTCGATCCCGAACAGCTTGGCGAAGTAAAGCGCGGCCAGCACGGTCGCGGGTTCCTCGCATTCGGCGATCAGCATCCGGATCGGCGCGTCGGCGTCGACGTGCCGAAGGATCTGCGCCATCGCCAGGAATTGCCGGATGGCGGTGCTCGCCTCGATCGCCAGCGCGCCGAAATTGCTGGCGCGTGGGGTGACGTCGGCGATGGCCCGGCGCAGATGCACGACGGCACCCTTGCTGGCGAGGTCGAGATTGCCCTCGGGGTCGAGCCGGCGGCGGATGGCGTTGTGCAGCTGCTTGGCGTTCACGCGGAAATGGATCCACCCCATGCCAAGGCCGTCGGCGCGCATGGCGGCGGCCAGCGTCTTGAGCCGCACGGCGCGCGCGCCGTCCTCGCTCCCCCGGGCCTCGTCCTCCAGCGCGTCGATATAGCGGGCGAGCGAGAGCAGCTTGCGCGGATCGCTGGCGGTCAGGCGGTTGGCGGCGACCGACAGGGCGGCGGGGTCGGTCAGGTCGCCGGCGAAATCCTCCGCCCGTTCGGCGGCGTAATCGGCGGCGGGCACGAGTTCGCCCAGCAGCGCGTGATCGGCGTCGATATCGCGCAGAGCCGCGACGTAGCGGGCGAGCCGCTCGGCCTTCTCGGCCAGGCGAAAGCCGATGGAGGCGGACCACGTGATGTCGGTTCGCCCGTCCATGTCGTAGCCGACCCAGGTGGCGAAGCGGAACGGCAGCGGAGCGAGTGCGTGCCACTCGTCCGGCCAGGTCCGCCGGGCGTGATCGAGGATCTGTCCGACGATGGCGTCGCGCGCGCCCTGGGCATGACCGATGGCCCGCATGGCCCGCTCGTGCTCGTAGGGCAGGGTGATGTCGGGCCGTTCCTGCCCCACGCAGGCAGCGTCGATCGTGCCGTCGCCCGAGGCCGCCTCGGCCACCGCGTCGGACTGTCCGGGCGTCAGCAGGAAGGTCGGGTGCGCGGTGAACACGGCGTGGAGCTGCGGGCTTTGCCAGCGTTTCGCGAAGGTGGCGAAATCGCCTTCCTCGAACGCGCCGGCCAGGTCGGCGGAATTGGCGTCGACATCCATCGGCTCGACCATGCGGGCCAGGCGCGCGGCGCGTTCCTCCAGCGCGTCCACCTCCAGCTCGGCGATCAGCGCCTCGATCTGGTCGAGGGTCATCTCGCCGCCTTCCAGCTTGCGCGACAGATCCAGCGACAGCTGGAACACCGGGTTGAACATCGGCGTTTCCGCCGTCCGGCCGTGCAGGTCGGCGAGGCGGGCGAGAAGCTCGTCGACGGTCTTCATGCCGTCAGCCCGCACGCTTCCCGGGCCAGCCGGGTGATCCACTCCGGCTCGCCGCCGCGCGGAGCGACCCAGCTGCCGCCCACGCACAGCACCTGTTCGATGGCGAGCCATTCGCGCGCGTTGTCGGCGCCGACACCGCCGGTGGGGCAGAAGCGGCACCCGGCGAAGGGCGCGGCGAGCGCCTTGAGCGCCGGCACCCCGCCCGCGGCCACGGCGGGGAAGAACTTGAAGTGATCCAGCCCCATTTCCAGCCCGCGCATGATGTCGCCCGCAGTGGCGACGCCGGGAAGGAAGGGCAGGCCCGCCTGTGTCACGGCGTCCGCGACCGATGGCGTCAGGCCGGGCGAGACGATGAACTGCGCGCCCGCCGCCTTCGCCGTTTCGAAATCGGCGGCGGTGTTGACCGTGCCCGCGCCGACGATGGCGCCCTCGACCTCGGCCATGGCGCGCATGGCATCGGGCGCGCATTCGGTGCGCAGCGTCACCTCGAGCACCCTGAGGCCGCCCGCCACCAGCGCCTCGGCCAGCGGTTTCGCTTCGTCCAGGTCGTCGATCACCAGCACGGGGATGACCGGCGCCATCCGCATGAGGTCGCCGATATGGGTCATCGCAATTACCTTTCGAATTCGTCGCAATAGGCAGCCGCCGCGCCGAACAGGCCGGGCTGCGGATGGGTGATGAGCTTGACCGGCAGCCCCGCCATCAGGCCGGCGAAGCGGCCCTTGGCGGTAAAGCGCTCGGCAAAGCCGGATTTCGGCAGGTGGTCGCGCAGCCGCGCCCCCAGCCCGCCGGCGATCACCACGCCCGCCGCGCCCTGCGCCAGCGCGGTATCGCCCGCCACCGCGCCCAGCGACAGGCAGAAGCGGTCGACCGCAGCGGCGGCGAGGCTGTCGGTGCCGTCCATGCCGGCGGTCCAGATCGCCACGTCGTCCCTTTCCGTCACGCTGCGATGTTCGAGCGCAGCGAGCGTCGCGTAGATGTCGGAAATCGCGGGGCCGGACACCACCCGCTCCGCCGAGACGCGGTTGTGCCGCTTGCGCAGCCGCGCGAGGATGGCGTCCTCGATCGGGTCGAGCGGGGCGAAATCGACATGCCCGCCCTCGGTCGCCTGGACGTGGACGAAGCCCTTTCCGTCACGCCACAGATGCGCGACGCCGAGGCCGGTGCCGGGGCCGAGCACGCTGAGCGTTCCGGCGGCGGGCAGCTCGGTATCCGGCCCGGTGACATGCACGAACTGGTCCGCCGGCGCGCGTGCGACGGCATAGGCCACCGCCTCGAAATCGTTGACCAGTCGGTAGGTATCGACCCCTAGCTTGTCGGCGATGCGCGAGGGGCGGATGATCCACGGATTGTTGGTGAAGCGGATGACTTCCACGGGCCTGTCCACCGTGCCCACCGGCCCGGCGATGGCCATGGCGACGTGCGGGGGCAGCGAGCCGCCCTTGCGTTCGCGGTAATCCTCCCACGCCGTCTGGAAGCTGGCGTGATCCTCGGTATGGAGCGTGATCGGCTCGTCCAGCGTGATCGATCCGTCCGAATGGCTGCTGGCGATGGCGAAGCGGGCGTGGGTGCCGCCGATATCGACGGTGACGAGATCGGTCATCGCGGTGCCTCCGGCATCACAGCCCCGCCGTCGCGAGCATCGCGCTGCCGCCCTTCTCGGCCTCGTCGGCGAAGGCGCGGAACATGGCGAACAGTTCGCGGCCCGTGCCCATGTCCGGTTCGGGATCGGGTGCGGGCGTGCGGCCCAACAGGTCGGCGGTGGTGGTGAGCGTGCCGTCGTCGGCTGACACGCGCACCACGTCGCCGTCCCGCAACAGCGAAAGCGGCCCGCCGCCCAGTGCTTCCGGACTGCAATGGATGGCGCAGGGCACCTTGCCGCTGGCGCCCGACATGCGCCCGTCCGTCACCAGCGCGACGCGGTATCCGCGATCCTGCAGCACTCCCAGCGCCGGGGTCAGCTTGTGCAGTTCGGGCATCCCGTTCGCCTTCGGCCCTTGGAAACGCACGACCACCACCACGTCGCGGTCGAGTTCGCCGGCGGCGAAGGCGTCGGCCACCTGCTTCTGTGTGGAGAACACCCGGCACGGCGCCTCGATCGTCCAGCGGCTCTGCTCGACCGCGCTCGACTTGAAGCACGCCCGCCCCAGATTGCCCTCCACCAGCCGCATTCCGCCATCGGGCTGGAACGGGTCGCTGGCGGGGCGCAGCATCTCGGCATCGCCGCTCTCGCCGACCTCGCGCCAGGCGAGCGTTTCCTCGTCGAGCCACGGCTCGCGGCCATGACCGTCGAGCCCCCGTTCCTCGGCCACGCCCATCACGTCGGCATGGGCAAGTCCGGCATCGAGCAGCTGGCGGATCACGTAGCCCATCCCGCCCGCATCGTGGAAGTGGTTCACATCGCCCGAACCGTTGGGATAGACGCGCGCCAGCAGCGGCACCGCGTGGCTCAGTTCGGAAAGGTCGGTCCAGTCGATGCGGATGCCGGCGGCCCGCGCGAAGGCCGGGATGTGGATCGCGTGATTGGTCGATCCGCCCGTCGCCAGCAGGCCGACCGCGGCGTTGACGATCGCCTTCTCGTCCACGCAGTGCCCCAGCGGGCGATAGTCGTTGCCGCCCCGGTTCATCGCCACGACCCGCTCCACCGCCGCCCTGTCGAACGCCTGGCGCAGCCTGGTGCCGGGCTGGATGAAGGCCGCGCCGGGAACGTGAAGCCCCATCATCTCCATCATCATCTGGTTGGAATTGGCGGTGCCGAAGAAGGTGCAGGTTCCGGGCGAGTGATAGCTGCCCAGCTCGCTGTCGAGCAGTTCGGCGCGCGTCGCCTTGCCCTCCGCGTAAAGCTGGCGGACACGCTGCTTTTCCTTGTTGGAAACGCCGGTGGGCATCGGCCCGCTGGGCACGAACACGGCCGGAAGATGGCCGAAGCGCAGTGCGCCGATCAGCAGGCCGGGCACGATCTTGTCGCAGATGCCCAGCAGGAGCATCCCGTCATACATCGCATGGCTGAGCGCGACCGCGGTGGCCAGCGCGATGGTGTCGCGACTGAACAGCGAAAGCTCCATGCCCATCTCGCCCTGCGTCACCCCGTCGCACATCGCCGGCGTGCCGCCGGCCACCTGGCAGGTGGCACCCACGGCGCGGGCGTACACCTTCAGCCGTTCGGGGTAGCGACCGTAGGGCTGATGCGCGGAAAGCATGTCGTTATAGGCGGTGACGATGCCGATGTTCGGGCCGCGTCCGGTCTTCAGCGCCTCCTGATCCTCCTGCGCCCCGGCAAAGGCATGGGCGAGGTTGGAACAGCTGACCGACTTGTGATCGGGCTGGTTGTCGGCCTCGCGTCGGATGAGGTCGAGATAGCGCTGCCGGCTGTCCTTCGAACGCTCGATGATCCGGTCGGTAACGCGCTCGATGGCGGGGTGAAGGGTGGTCACGAACGGTCCTCTCGATTTGCGTTGCCTCTATTCATGCCATGTCACTCCGTCGCGTTCGGTCAGTGCGATCGCGGTGCTCGGCCCCCAGCTGCCGGCACTGTAGGTGCGGGGCGTCTTGCCCTCGCTTGCCCAGCTTTCGCGGACCGCGTCGATCCACTGCCACTGCGCCTCCACCTCGTCGCGCCGCACGAACAGGGTCTGGTCGCCGCCGATCAGGTCGAGCAGCAGGCGTTCGTAGGCGATGCGCTTGTGCTTGCCGGTAAAGGCGTCGGGCATGCGGATGTCCAGCGGCACCTCGCGCAGCGTCATGCCCTCGTGCTCGATGCCCGGCACCTTGGCCATCAGCGACAAGGTGATGTTCTCCTGCGGCTGGATGCCGATCACCAGCCGGTTCTGCCGGAGCCGCGCGCCGGGGAAGATCGAGTGGGGAACGCAGCGAAACTGCACCACGATTTCCGTGACGCGTTCGGGCAGGCGCTTGCCGGTGCGCAGGTAGAAGGGCACGCCCTGCCAGCGCCAGTTGTCGATATGGGCCTTCAGCGCCACGAAGGTCTCGGTATCGCTGTCGCGGCCCAGCTCCTCGTCGTAGCCGGGCACGATTTCGCCATCGACCCCCCCGCCGCTGTACTGACCGGTCACGCTCTCGTCCGCCCGCACCTGCCGCAGGGCGCGCAGCACCTTCACCTTCTCGTCGCGCACCGCCCCCGCATCGAAGCTGCTGGGCGGCTCCATCGCGACTAGCGAGAGCAGTTGCAGCATGTGGTTCTGCACCATGTCGCGCAGCGCCCCGGCATCGTCGTAGAAATCGACGCGGTCCTCCAGCCCCACCGTCTCGGCCACGGTGATCTGGACGTGCTCGATATGCTGGGCGTTCCACAGCGGTTCGAACAGGATGTTGGCAAAGCGCAGCGCGATGAGGTTCTGCACCGTCTCCTTGCCCAGATAATGGTCGATGCGGAAGATGCGGCTTTCGGGAAAGGCGGCCGCCACCGCGTCGTTGATCGACCGGCTGCTGGCGAGGTCGGTCCCGAGCGGTTTTTCCAGGCTGATGCGCGAGCGTGCGCCCGCCAACCCCGCCGCGCCCAGCCCGCGGATGGTCGGTTCGAACAGGCTCGGAGCGGTCGAGAGGAAGATGGCGATCTCCCGGTCCTCGCCCACGCGGGCCGCCAGTTCGCGGTATCCCTCGGGCGTGGTGACGTCGAGCGACTGGTAGCTCAGCCGGTTGAGGAAATCGGCCATCCCGCCGCGCCGGTGGGCGGGGAGGAACTTCTCCACCGCGTCGCGGGCGAAGTTGCGGAACTCCCCGTCGCTGAGCTCGGAACGCGCCGTGCCGATGATCTTCAGCTCCGGCTCCAGCAGGTCGTCCGCGTCGAGCGCGCACAGCGACGGCAGCAGCATCCGCTTCGACAGATCGCCGGTCGCGCCGAACAGCAGGAGGGTCTTGGCCTTTTGCGTCATCGAATATCCCTGTCGCGCCCCGCGGGGCTCGTTCGGCCCCGTTCTAGACGGCATGTGTTGCATCGCAATAGGGCGGACCCGACATTCGTATGCAAATATTGCGTCTCAACCGCTCCGGGTGACGCTAACGGTCTTGTCGCGGAACTCCGCCAGGCCGAAACTGGTGAGGAAGCTGACGTCGGCGGCGTCGCGCCCGATGCCGATCTTCGCGGTGGTGTCGGGATCGGCCATCCCGGTCGGGTCGACGATGTACCACGCCCCGCCGCCCGGCGTCGTCTTGTCGGCGAGGAACACCTCGGCGACCGCGTGGAAGTCGGGCGGTTCCACGCCGGGGGCATAGCAGCTCACGAAGCGCGCCGGGATCGTCGCCGCGCGCGCGAAGCAGATCATCACGTGGGCATAGTCGCGGCAGATCCCGCGCCGTTCCACGAAGCTGTCAAGCGCCGTGGTGGTCGCGTTGCTGGCGCCTGGCACGTAGTCGAAATGCTCCGCGATCCAGTCGCGCATGGCGACGATCTGCTCGCCGCCCGCGAGGTGGCCGAACTCGTCCTGCACGAAGCTCTGCATCCGGTCCGCCTGGCAATAGCGCGAATCGAACAGGTACTCGACCGTCTCCCCCGGCAGGTCGTGCGGGTCGAGCCGGTCGAGATCGCACAGGTCCGTCAGCATCCGCCTGACGTCGACGCGCGCGGTGTATTCGACGTGATAGTCGCCCTGCGCGCGCACCCAGATGCGCTCTCCGATGCTGTTGTGCGCCGGCACGCGCGCGGTGTGCATCGCGCGCGGCAGCTTTGTCTCGCAACCGACGATCTCCTGTTCGGGAATGGCGGCCGCTTCGAACTGGAGGAGGATGTCGGTCGGGTTTTCGAGGTGGAAATCGAATTTCGCGGTAATGTCTATGGGCATGGTGCGCCTAACGAGCGCACGCCCCGCATGGTTTCGTCATTCGCCGATTAAATGTGCCACCACCTCGCGCCGGTGCGGGCGGGCGCGGTGTTCGGCGAGGTAGAGACCCTGCCAGGTGCCTAGCAGCATCCGCCCGCCCGCCACCGGCACCGCCAGCGAGGCGCCCGTCAGCATGGTGCGGATATGCGCGGGCATGTCGTCCGGCCCCTCGGCATCGTGCTCGTATTGCGGGCCTTCGGGCACCGCCCGGTCGAGCCAGCACAGCAGGTCGCGCTGCACCGCGTCGGCGGCGTTCTCGGTGATCAGCAGGCTGGCGCTCGTATGCCGGCAGAACACGGTGAGCAGGCCGGTGGCGATCCCGCCGGCCGCGACGAACGCCTGCGCGCGGTCGGTGAATTCGTAGAGCGCCTTGCCGTTCGTGGCGATGTCGAAGCGGGCCTGATCCTGTCGCATGGCACCCTATATAGCGGCGATGGCCATCCAGCACGACCTCTTCGGCGATCCCGGCCCCGCCATCCCCGGCCTGACGGTGGTGGAAAATGCCGTGCCCCCCCATCTCGCGCACGAGCTGGAGCGGCGGATCGACGCCGCCCCGCTCGCCCCGTTCCGCTTCGGCCAGTGGGAGGGCAAGCGCCTGACCGCCAGCTACGGTTCGGCCTACGATTACCAGCGCGGACAGGTGACACCCGCGCCGCCGCTGCCCGCATGGCTCGCCGCGCTGCGGGAGCGGCTGGCCCCGCTCGCCGGGCTCGAACCGCACGCGCTCGTGCAGGCGCTGGTCATCCGCTACGATCCGGGCGCGGGCATCGGCTGGCACCGCGATCGCCCGCAATATGGCGAGGTCGTCGGCCTGTCGCTGACCGCGCCGGCCACCCTGCGCCTGCGCCGCCGCCGCGCGCAGGGCGACGGCTTCGCCCGCCGCGCCGTCCCGCTCGAGCCGCGCGCGCTCTACCGCCTGTCGGGCGAGGTGCGCGAACTGTGGGAACACTCCATCGCACCGATGGCGCAAACGCGCCGCAGCGTGACGTTCCGGACGATGCGATAGGGCTTGCGGGCCGGGGCGATCGGGCAAGCCGAAACGCGCACCCTCAGCAGGTGAGCCGCGAAAGCTCCTGGCTGTTGGTGATGTTGTTGTTCTGCCGCCCGCGCACGTTGAAGGCGCTTTCGTGGCGGATCACGGGATTGAGCGGCATGAAGTCGGCGTTGATCAGCGGCTGGTAGTCGTAGGTTACCTCGACCACCATCACCGCCGTCCCTTCGTCGGACGTAATGCGGTTGCCGGCCGATCCCATACCATCTTCCAGCGTCTCGTCGTTGCGCCCGGTATCCTCGCCGCCATAGGCCGGATCGACGTCGAGATCGCCCCAGCAGCGCTGCCAGTTGATCATCTGTCCGGCGCGCCGTCCGCGCTGGCCGTTGGGTTGAAGGGATGACAGGACAATGCGCCCGTTGGCCTCGAAATCGATGGGCTCGCCGATCACCTCTGCGCCGGAGAACACCTCGTAGACATTAGCCTCGTCGATGCCGGTGACGACGCGCCCCGCATTGTCGGCGACGGTCATGGCGATCTGGTTCACCCGCATCTGCGACAAAGCGTAATAAGCCAGCTCCAGCCCGCCCAGGATCAGCAGCAGAAGCAGCGGCGCAACGAAAGCGAACTCGACGAAGGCGAGACCGTCTTCGTCGCGCAGAAGCCGGAAGAGGACATTGCGCGAGCGAGCGGTCATGCGGGTACTCCGCACACGACGGGCGGGGTGCGCTGGGTTTCCCAAGGCTGGTTGCGGATCGCGGTTTCGGCGACGATGGCATACCGGTTCGATCCGCCCAGGAAACTGGCGATCGGCAACAGCGATTCCATTTCCAGCCGGGCCTGATAGAACACCACGTCGTTGGCCCCCCCGCGCCCGTCGCGCCCGGTGTCGAGATCGAATTCGCCGTTCTCGTTGAGGTCGGAAAAGCAGTCGCCTTCCTCCTCGTCGTAAACGCCGTTATCATTGCGATCGACGGTGATCTTCTCCGGATTGCCGATGCCGGAAAAATCGTAGAAGTTGGATTGCGTGACGGTCAGCTCCGCGTTGGCGGCAACAGGGCGGATCTGCGCCCAGATCATCGTCTCCACCCTGTCCTCCAGCGCGCCCGTGCCGCGCAGCGCCGGTGCCTCCACCGATGCGCGCCGCGCCGCATCCGTCACCGCGCCCTGCAACACCGCGCCGACATAGCTGCGATGGCCAAGGTCGAAACCGGCGATCAGGATCAGCAGCAGAATCGGCGCGACGATCGCGAACTCCACGATAGTGACGCCCCGCTCGTCGCCGATGACGCGGCGGGCGATCATCGCGTCAGCCTCAGATTGCCGATGCCCTGACCGATGGCGGTGAACACCTCCTCCAGGTCAGATCCGTCGCTGGTATAGAAATGCTCCTCGCTGGTGGCACAGCGCGCGACGTCATCGGTATCGGTCACGTCGAGGGCGATGACCCACACGGTGATGCCCATCTGCCGGGCGAGGTCGCAGGTACTCAGGAAGCGGGCAATGTGCTGATCGTTCAGCGATCCGTCGCCGCGGGTCCGATCCTGCAGCGATTCGATGCCGTGCGCCGAGTACAGCGTGCCCCCGGTATCCAGCATTCCGTCGGTCATGAACACGATATGGGCGTTGACCGGAATGCCATCGATCTGGGTGACGTTGTCGCCCTGGTTGAAGTTGTTGCCAGCGAAGAAGCCGGTGCGCGAGGCGAACCGCGTGCCCCACAGCATCCCCACGTCGTGATAGGTTCCCCCGGTCACGCGGGCGGTGGCGCTGTTGATGGCGGTCTGGAAATCGCTTTCCGAATCGTACTGCGCCAGCCTGCTCGCCTCGGACGGACAGCCCGACTGGCTCTCCCCCTTCTGCACGCCGGGATCGTAGCGCCCGAACTGGCGCGGCTCGTCGTTGCCGTTGCGAACGCGGTCGTCGATATCGGCGCGCGTCACGTAGTCGCGGATGACGAATTCGCCGCTCGGCGCCGGGTTCAGCGGGTCGATGGTCGGGCGTTCCTCGATACAGCCATCGCCGCTGGTGCGGAAACCCTGCCGGTTGCCCGGATACAGGCCGTTCGCATTGTTCCATGTGGAATCGCTAATATGGACGCTGAGCGGCCCGGTATAGCGGAACCGGATGTCGTAGAGGTATTTCCGGTTGCCGTTGTAAAGTCCCTGGGTCGGCTCGGTGTCGCTGCTGCGTTCCTCGCAGTTCCAGACATAGCGCCCGTCGGTATCGCACCACTTGTAGTCCCAGTCGCCATCGGTGTGCCACTGGTTCACCAGAATGTCGCGGTTCTGCAGGCTGCGGGCGACGTTCACCGTGTGCGAATAGGGCACGATTCCGTAGCGGGTGATCGACCCGTCATCCACGTCGAGCGCCCGATACAGTCCCATCGCCCCTTCGCGCAGCCGCCCGATCTTCGTGCCGCCGCCATTGCTGGGCGATTGCGCCATCGACCCGGTCACGTCGAGCACCAGGACGATGTCGTTGTGCCCCATGTCGCGCGTGGCATCGCACTGGACGGCAATGTCCATCTCGTCCACCCCGATGATCTTGACCAGCGCCGTCGGAATGGTCGCGCTCGCCGATCCGACCAGCAATCCGCCATCGTCCTCGTTCTGATCGAGATCGAAGACCACGTCGTAGGAACCGGCGACGCCATCGGGGAAGTTGAACCGGAAAAAGCGGTCGCCGGTGTCGCGCACGTCGTCGGTGAAGTCGGTGCCCTCCATC from Aurantiacibacter spongiae carries:
- a CDS encoding phosphoenolpyruvate carboxylase, yielding MKTVDELLARLADLHGRTAETPMFNPVFQLSLDLSRKLEGGEMTLDQIEALIAELEVDALEERAARLARMVEPMDVDANSADLAGAFEEGDFATFAKRWQSPQLHAVFTAHPTFLLTPGQSDAVAEAASGDGTIDAACVGQERPDITLPYEHERAMRAIGHAQGARDAIVGQILDHARRTWPDEWHALAPLPFRFATWVGYDMDGRTDITWSASIGFRLAEKAERLARYVAALRDIDADHALLGELVPAADYAAERAEDFAGDLTDPAALSVAANRLTASDPRKLLSLARYIDALEDEARGSEDGARAVRLKTLAAAMRADGLGMGWIHFRVNAKQLHNAIRRRLDPEGNLDLASKGAVVHLRRAIADVTPRASNFGALAIEASTAIRQFLAMAQILRHVDADAPIRMLIAECEEPATVLAALYFAKLFGIEDKVDVSPLFETETALEHGGRLLDELLAEEVYQDYARRRGRVAIQTGFSDAGRFVGQVPASLAIERLQGRLAGAMAANGLTGAAALIFNTHGESMGRGAHPTNFRDRLEWPLSPWARRRFARAGIALEPEVSFQGGDGYLWFATPDLARATLTRIAALRPAETDPDAPVDPFYRRTDLSLDFYRAVKEEQRDHLESRTYSRAITAFGLGLLNSTGSRVSRRQSDLSADREMSLRQIRAIPHNSILQQLGFPVNVISGIGHAAEGSYEEIGQLLSESPRGRQLMRLARSANALASVKTVAAYGELFNSAYWASRPYRGTESHLAPACEALSEYLVKDDRVGTFRRLASRLRVDVMKFHRLMDFVPDDAPTPDREDKRRMIGVLQALRLALLQTMFIRAVSVPVFSRANDVSRDDVLEMVFTLRVDEALAQLRRAYPVSFPRIDRFDLTEQTDWPDGADEGYEAIHRDFIGPIERAHALSLRISTAIANIFGAHG
- the eda gene encoding bifunctional 4-hydroxy-2-oxoglutarate aldolase/2-dehydro-3-deoxy-phosphogluconate aldolase is translated as MTHIGDLMRMAPVIPVLVIDDLDEAKPLAEALVAGGLRVLEVTLRTECAPDAMRAMAEVEGAIVGAGTVNTAADFETAKAAGAQFIVSPGLTPSVADAVTQAGLPFLPGVATAGDIMRGLEMGLDHFKFFPAVAAGGVPALKALAAPFAGCRFCPTGGVGADNAREWLAIEQVLCVGGSWVAPRGGEPEWITRLAREACGLTA
- a CDS encoding glucokinase, which codes for MTDLVTVDIGGTHARFAIASSHSDGSITLDEPITLHTEDHASFQTAWEDYRERKGGSLPPHVAMAIAGPVGTVDRPVEVIRFTNNPWIIRPSRIADKLGVDTYRLVNDFEAVAYAVARAPADQFVHVTGPDTELPAAGTLSVLGPGTGLGVAHLWRDGKGFVHVQATEGGHVDFAPLDPIEDAILARLRKRHNRVSAERVVSGPAISDIYATLAALEHRSVTERDDVAIWTAGMDGTDSLAAAAVDRFCLSLGAVAGDTALAQGAAGVVIAGGLGARLRDHLPKSGFAERFTAKGRFAGLMAGLPVKLITHPQPGLFGAAAAYCDEFER
- the edd gene encoding phosphogluconate dehydratase — protein: MTTLHPAIERVTDRIIERSKDSRQRYLDLIRREADNQPDHKSVSCSNLAHAFAGAQEDQEALKTGRGPNIGIVTAYNDMLSAHQPYGRYPERLKVYARAVGATCQVAGGTPAMCDGVTQGEMGMELSLFSRDTIALATAVALSHAMYDGMLLLGICDKIVPGLLIGALRFGHLPAVFVPSGPMPTGVSNKEKQRVRQLYAEGKATRAELLDSELGSYHSPGTCTFFGTANSNQMMMEMMGLHVPGAAFIQPGTRLRQAFDRAAVERVVAMNRGGNDYRPLGHCVDEKAIVNAAVGLLATGGSTNHAIHIPAFARAAGIRIDWTDLSELSHAVPLLARVYPNGSGDVNHFHDAGGMGYVIRQLLDAGLAHADVMGVAEERGLDGHGREPWLDEETLAWREVGESGDAEMLRPASDPFQPDGGMRLVEGNLGRACFKSSAVEQSRWTIEAPCRVFSTQKQVADAFAAGELDRDVVVVVRFQGPKANGMPELHKLTPALGVLQDRGYRVALVTDGRMSGASGKVPCAIHCSPEALGGGPLSLLRDGDVVRVSADDGTLTTTADLLGRTPAPDPEPDMGTGRELFAMFRAFADEAEKGGSAMLATAGL
- the zwf gene encoding glucose-6-phosphate dehydrogenase; amino-acid sequence: MTQKAKTLLLFGATGDLSKRMLLPSLCALDADDLLEPELKIIGTARSELSDGEFRNFARDAVEKFLPAHRRGGMADFLNRLSYQSLDVTTPEGYRELAARVGEDREIAIFLSTAPSLFEPTIRGLGAAGLAGARSRISLEKPLGTDLASSRSINDAVAAAFPESRIFRIDHYLGKETVQNLIALRFANILFEPLWNAQHIEHVQITVAETVGLEDRVDFYDDAGALRDMVQNHMLQLLSLVAMEPPSSFDAGAVRDEKVKVLRALRQVRADESVTGQYSGGGVDGEIVPGYDEELGRDSDTETFVALKAHIDNWRWQGVPFYLRTGKRLPERVTEIVVQFRCVPHSIFPGARLRQNRLVIGIQPQENITLSLMAKVPGIEHEGMTLREVPLDIRMPDAFTGKHKRIAYERLLLDLIGGDQTLFVRRDEVEAQWQWIDAVRESWASEGKTPRTYSAGSWGPSTAIALTERDGVTWHE
- a CDS encoding transglutaminase-like domain-containing protein — its product is MPIDITAKFDFHLENPTDILLQFEAAAIPEQEIVGCETKLPRAMHTARVPAHNSIGERIWVRAQGDYHVEYTARVDVRRMLTDLCDLDRLDPHDLPGETVEYLFDSRYCQADRMQSFVQDEFGHLAGGEQIVAMRDWIAEHFDYVPGASNATTTALDSFVERRGICRDYAHVMICFARAATIPARFVSCYAPGVEPPDFHAVAEVFLADKTTPGGGAWYIVDPTGMADPDTTAKIGIGRDAADVSFLTSFGLAEFRDKTVSVTRSG
- a CDS encoding secondary thiamine-phosphate synthase enzyme YjbQ, with product MRQDQARFDIATNGKALYEFTDRAQAFVAAGGIATGLLTVFCRHTSASLLITENAADAVQRDLLCWLDRAVPEGPQYEHDAEGPDDMPAHIRTMLTGASLAVPVAGGRMLLGTWQGLYLAEHRARPHRREVVAHLIGE
- a CDS encoding alpha-ketoglutarate-dependent dioxygenase AlkB; amino-acid sequence: MAPYIAAMAIQHDLFGDPGPAIPGLTVVENAVPPHLAHELERRIDAAPLAPFRFGQWEGKRLTASYGSAYDYQRGQVTPAPPLPAWLAALRERLAPLAGLEPHALVQALVIRYDPGAGIGWHRDRPQYGEVVGLSLTAPATLRLRRRRAQGDGFARRAVPLEPRALYRLSGEVRELWEHSIAPMAQTRRSVTFRTMR
- a CDS encoding TadE/TadG family type IV pilus assembly protein, with the translated sequence MTARSRNVLFRLLRDEDGLAFVEFAFVAPLLLLLILGGLELAYYALSQMRVNQIAMTVADNAGRVVTGIDEANVYEVFSGAEVIGEPIDFEANGRIVLSSLQPNGQRGRRAGQMINWQRCWGDLDVDPAYGGEDTGRNDETLEDGMGSAGNRITSDEGTAVMVVEVTYDYQPLINADFMPLNPVIRHESAFNVRGRQNNNITNSQELSRLTC
- a CDS encoding TadE/TadG family type IV pilus assembly protein, with the translated sequence MIARRVIGDERGVTIVEFAIVAPILLLILIAGFDLGHRSYVGAVLQGAVTDAARRASVEAPALRGTGALEDRVETMIWAQIRPVAANAELTVTQSNFYDFSGIGNPEKITVDRNDNGVYDEEEGDCFSDLNENGEFDLDTGRDGRGGANDVVFYQARLEMESLLPIASFLGGSNRYAIVAETAIRNQPWETQRTPPVVCGVPA